From Rutidosis leptorrhynchoides isolate AG116_Rl617_1_P2 chromosome 3, CSIRO_AGI_Rlap_v1, whole genome shotgun sequence, a single genomic window includes:
- the LOC139899207 gene encoding monothiol glutaredoxin-S10-like gives MAAVAATSQLTTRTFTTSSSICHFPNTPSSLSFITNNFYQQKSSSSSLRINRKNDGLKIRAMTASFGSRLEETVKKTITDNPVVVYSKTWCSYSSEVKSLFNRIGVQPLVVELDQMGAQGPQLQKVLERITGQHTVPNVFIGGKHIGGCTDTVKLHRKGELEPLVAEAKKT, from the exons ATGGCAGCAGTAGCAGCAACTTCTCAACTCACTACAAGAACCTtcacaacatcatcatcaatttGTCACTTTCCAAACACCCCATCTTCACTTTCATTCATCACCAACAATTTTTATCAACAaaagtcatcatcatcatctttaagaATTAATAGAAAAAATGATGGGTTAAAGATCCGTGCTATGACTGCTTCTTTTGGATCCAGATTAGAAGAAACTGTTAAGAAAACTATTACTGATAACCCAGTTGTTGTTTATTCCAAAACCTGGTGTTC GTATTCATCTGAGGTGAAATCTTTGTTTAATCGGATTGGTGTGCAGCCACTTGTTGTTGAATTGGATCAAATGG GTGCCCAAGGACCGCAGTTACAGAAGGTTCTTGAACGAATTACAGGGCAGCATACTGTCCCAAATGTTTTTATTG GGGGCAAGCATATTGGCGGTTGCACAG ATACCGTAAAGTTACATAGGAAAGGGGAACTTGAACCTTTGGTAGCCGAGGCGAAGAAGACATAA
- the LOC139902517 gene encoding uncharacterized protein: MTSGAQTNDNNTTPNITLSAEQFQILLAAAQGNHSNGNNGQQILPKTCSYKDFSNCKPPSYKGTEGPVELTWWFEKLESIFKMCNCSDVDRVKFATGSLSGSALTWWTAYSQTVGLDAANAIPWIVLKRMMTDKYCPRNQVQKMESEFWELKVKGTNIEAYTNRFLELATLCPDMVPTEHKNIERYVEGLPDEIQGNVIAAGKETVDGVILMAQNLVMAKRRKLATNKQTEVKAADNKRKFEPAQSLGQGSNKRVSDATKSGYIGTKPLCSRCDKHHHGRCTVEYSRCKKIGHLAKNCKVVLPATNTPAAKTNPTVPICYGCGEFGHFRNQCPKNKTATAGNTKGRSFVMTTEEARKEDEVITALEIKHLVEVANSKAMKVDNIYKNCDLILADKNFKINLLPVELGSFDVVVGMDWLTPLRAGYQAILANVKKVELEKKRIEDVPVIREFPDVFPEELPGLSPQRQVKFQIDLTPGAAPIAKATYRLAPSEMKELSIQLQ; this comes from the exons atGACTAGTGGTGCACAAACAAACGACAACAACACTACTCCCAACATCACTCTCTCTGCTGAGCAATTTCAGATACTTTTAGCTGCCGCCCAGGGCAACCACAGCAATGGCAACAACGGTCAACAGATTCTCCCCAAAACTTGTTCATACAAGGATTTCTCAAACTGCAAACCTCCAAGCTATaaaggaactgagggaccagttgaaCTAACCTGGTGGTTCGAAAAACTTGAGTCTATTTTCAAGATGTGCAATTGTTCCGATGTTGATCGCGTTAAGTTTGCTACAGGATCTTTATCTGGCAGTGCACTGACTTGGTGGACCGCATACTCTCAAACTGTAGGGCTTGATGCTGCAAATGCCATCCCATGGATTGTCCTAAAAAGAATGATGACGGACAAGTATTGTCCGAGAAATCAGGTCCAGAAAATGGAAAGTGAGTTCTGGGAACTTAAGGTGAAGGGTACTAACATTGAGGCTTATACCAACCGTTTCTTAGAGTTGGCTACATTGTGCCCCGACATGGTACCTACGGAACACAAGAACATTGAACGTTATGTTGAAGGTCTGCCTGATGAGATTCAGGGTAATGTGATAGCTGCTGGTAAGGAGACCGTCGATGGTGTGATATTGATGGCTCAAAATTTGGTAATGGCGAAAAGAAGGAAGCTCGCCACTAATAAGCAAACCGAAGTAAAAGCTGCTGATaataaaaggaagtttgagcctgCTCAAAGTTTGGGTCAGGGTTCAAACAAAAGGGTTAGTGATGCTACAAAAAGTGGTTATATTGGAACAAAGCCGTTATGTAGTCGCTGTGATAAGCATCATCATGGGAGGTGCACTGTTGAGTATAGTAGGTGTAAGAAGATTGGCCACTTAGCCAAGAACTGTAAGGTTGTGCTACCTGCAACCAACACTCCAGCTGCAAAGACTAATCCAACCGTGCCTATTTGTTACGGTTGTGGGGAATTTGGGCATTTCAGAAACCAGTGCCCTAAGAACAAGACTGCAACAGCGGGTAATACTAAGGGTAGATCATTTGTCATGACTACCGAAGAGGCCCGTAAAGAAGATGAAGTTATAACGG ccttagaaatcaAGCACCTTGTAGAAGTAGCAAACAGTAAGGCTATGAAAGTAgacaacatttataaaaattgtgatcTGATTCTAGCCGACAAAAACTTTAAGATCAACTTACTTCCAGTcgaattaggaagctttgatgtagtcgtAGGGATGGATTGGCTAACCCCGTTgagagct GGGTATCAAGCCATCTTAGCTAATGTTAAGAAAGTCGAACTGGAAAAGAAACGAATTGAAGATGTTCCAGTGATTAGAGAATTTCCTGATGtttttcctgaagaactccctggtctctcACCTCAAAGACAAGTCAAGTTTCAAATCGATctaactcccggtgctgcacctattgcaaaggcaacATATCgactagctccatccgaaatgaaagaattatccaTCCAACTACAATAA